One region of Nitrosopumilaceae archaeon genomic DNA includes:
- a CDS encoding glutamate racemase has protein sequence MVKIAVFDSGLGSLSIIKPIQKKIVADIIYFADQKNFPYGKKSVLELEKIIKSTIEILDKNFSPDIIVIGSNTPSLLLKNINNNTRIVRVFPPLKDAKQKTKTKTIAILATESVIKSNTLQSYIKKNLPKKIKVVKINASSLVELVESGKFMDNKKLCINIIKKILSKPFIQNHVDVATLSSTHLPFLVPLLKEVFPDIIFLDPGDVVADKIAKKLRHQNKTKTLTIFASGNVQVFQKKLSKIGIKNKVRSL, from the coding sequence GTGGTAAAAATTGCTGTCTTTGATTCCGGCTTGGGTTCACTTTCAATAATTAAACCAATTCAGAAAAAAATTGTTGCCGATATAATCTATTTTGCCGATCAAAAGAATTTTCCATATGGCAAAAAATCTGTTCTAGAACTTGAAAAAATAATAAAATCTACTATTGAAATACTAGATAAAAATTTCAGTCCCGATATAATAGTAATTGGTTCTAACACACCATCGCTTTTATTAAAAAATATTAATAATAATACTAGAATTGTTAGAGTTTTCCCACCGCTAAAAGATGCAAAACAAAAAACAAAAACAAAAACAATAGCAATTCTTGCTACAGAATCTGTAATTAAAAGTAATACATTACAAAGTTATATTAAAAAAAATCTGCCTAAAAAAATCAAAGTTGTTAAAATTAATGCATCATCACTTGTAGAGCTTGTCGAGTCTGGTAAATTTATGGATAACAAAAAACTGTGTATAAATATAATTAAAAAGATTTTATCAAAACCATTTATACAGAATCATGTTGATGTTGCAACTTTATCAAGTACACATCTTCCTTTTCTTGTGCCTTTATTAAAAGAAGTTTTTCCTGATATTATATTTTTAGATCCAGGAGATGTTGTTGCAGATAAAATTGCCAAGAAATTAAGACATCAAAATAAAACAAAGACACTGACCATATTTGCATCAGGAAATGTGCAAGTGTTTCAAAAAAAATTATCTAAAATAGGGATTAAAAACAAAGTTAGATCATTATGA
- a CDS encoding Snf7 family protein: MTGFDKTWTRPESVGLTEKLRETVKPQGALKPRIEGAVNKLQGQISKMDSMLGKLRERDAQLFKRIVAAMQQHDSSTSRVLSNELAEIRKVTKMLGNARMALEQVQLRLTTIHDLGDAMVAIAPAMSTMKGLKSSLGRFMPEADSELNSMTQTLNGLMMDSLASGDFSVDSDVSNEETDKILQEASAVAEQQIGDRFPSVPSPSGVSSQSTYE, from the coding sequence ATGACCGGCTTCGATAAAACATGGACTCGACCAGAGTCTGTGGGTTTAACCGAAAAATTACGTGAAACTGTAAAACCACAGGGTGCACTCAAACCTAGGATAGAGGGCGCTGTGAACAAGTTACAGGGTCAAATATCGAAGATGGATTCTATGTTAGGAAAGTTAAGGGAAAGAGATGCCCAGCTTTTCAAACGAATCGTAGCCGCAATGCAACAACACGACTCTAGTACAAGCAGAGTTCTGTCAAATGAACTTGCTGAAATAAGAAAGGTCACAAAAATGCTAGGAAATGCAAGAATGGCACTAGAACAGGTGCAATTACGTCTAACTACCATCCACGATCTTGGAGATGCAATGGTAGCAATCGCACCAGCAATGTCAACAATGAAGGGACTCAAATCATCCCTTGGAAGATTCATGCCAGAAGCAGATTCCGAACTAAACTCTATGACCCAGACACTCAACGGACTAATGATGGATTCATTAGCCAGTGGAGACTTTAGCGTAGACTCTGATGTATCAAACGAGGAAACAGACAAGATCCTACAAGAAGCGTCGGCAGTTGCAGAACAACAAATTGGCGACAGATTCCCATCAGTTCCATCACCCTCGGGTGTATCGTCACAATCTACATACGAGTAG